One Alnus glutinosa chromosome 13, dhAlnGlut1.1, whole genome shotgun sequence genomic window, TagcttgtttcttcttcttcaaaggaACCTCCTTTGGATTTATAGCAGCAAGGTCGGAAGTTCTCTTTTTGGTGGCTTGTCTCAGGGATTGAGGGGCATCACCCTTTTTCTTGGTTGTGCCTCTCTTACTGACCGTCTTTTTGTTTTCTGGAATCGTGTATTCAAGGAATCACCtctgaaataattaattaagtaaaaatattatatatatatatatatatatatatatagggccgCACGGCCTTTCATATGAAAGGTCGTACGGTCAGTTGCATGAAATGGCCGAATGGCCATTTCATGAACTGAAGGGCATTCGGCccttcagtttttaaaaaaaaaaaaaaaaaaaaaacgtgagaGGTTTTTATACAAAAGTCtagatctacgaagatccaacggtcggatcttcaatccgttttcggaaacgtgatccttgcactcggatctacgttCTTACCGATTGAtttaaggtaaaacactaaactcatgattttatgatttttgggtaaaatcctaaaatatgagtttaatcctctatattctttaggtatttgaaCTTATTGGAGTttacttgaggctacccaaactttGGGTTGAAGTTTGGAGAACTTGGGTAAGTTTTTCCTCAAGCCCTAATTTTTGAGTATTTGATATTTGTAGGATTTTAGGGGATTTACATTTAGTAAATGCCATTGTgttaataaatattgttattggGGTTGAGTTTGGGTAAACCCTAATTTAATGGATGAAATTAATTtgaggtttttaattatttaaaaattaggtTGTTAATTTATGGGCTAATTGTggtgatagtgatgattaaccctaaattaaccatgagttttataaaataaataaataaataaatatttgtagggttaggttttaatgttagtaatttgtataaattgaggATTTTATTGATAAGCCTAGAACTATTATTAAGTATGAGCTTAGGCAATTTATGGGTAGAATAGTCattgagcgattcaaagtgaaaattagtgtaattattggaGGGAAACTAAATTGATGCAATATGTTATGTACAGCGGCACTTTGTGGATTGAGCCTAGGACTTATTAGTGTTGGTGTGCAAGCagtcaggtgatattttactcactgagaaactgttatttttatatattatagaattgcaaaagatatatgttgttttataaatccaaaccaactgtatgttgaatatatctgttttggttgttttgagtagtttcaactatgttcaaataatatcaatgatgttatgaaatgatgtatggatGAAATGTGTAGAATTATTTTCAAAGTGTTTGAATGTGAGCtacggttgggatttaaattatgcatagtagaatgataaagtttcatgttaattggtttattgtatttgaagaaagcatgatttgtaaagaatagggaatagagtttgaattgtaaagcataaagcatgagcataaaaggaatgaaaggacaaagtACAAAGAATGgaaggaatgaaaggacaaagcacaaggaatgaaaggatTGACATAAGGAATGGAaggacaatcatgagcatgcatatcattgttaaattgtataatgttttcatgatatagaatattgtaattttggtactagacgtattagtatgcctaagagttttaatggcaaaagagcttatgtatactgctatcgtctagttgcataattttataacattgagcttggacgaacaagaatattgtcatggttcggtatgagtaatacagcgtcctaggagtaggtagatgaattgtcgtggcacgtcaataagaagtgcttggatactcgagttttactctagtaaccgcatggacaactacgtgctcgacatgaagttgtaatgccctaggattctgtgttaaccatgttcggaaaatgataATAAGCTTGTACTAAtgagcgagatggcatgttttaagcttagtgtgcttggttttgaTGTTATTGGTTGCGATATCGgtgtggcttgggagtaggtagatggattgtcgttgtacatcagtaagaagtgcctggatatcagagtcttactctaataaccgcatggacaactatgtgctttgacatgaagttgtaatgccctgaggcacagtgttatcacagttaataacgttagacttatgtgcatttgagctaccaacataaaagtattattgtaggtgggtttatacgtggttgcttCCATGCCAATGGAACTcctacgtatgggtccaactacatagtatgttttaaatgttttctgatagtcggtgtttgctaaatCAGCTACGggagttttcaaacaaaattttataaattggtagctgttatagtgtacgcgagactaaaaggaaaagttggttctttgcgaaaactcagttagtttaatatcactgaggcggtgaactcatcatttcacctatacggatgtggcaaacccccacaaccgtatagatgatgtccatttgactgcaggtacacctgacttagaggaggaccccgtagctgcgtatttgggatattacgattgaagcacaccgcgacagtcgtattgagttggactatggagttcactcttttggggtattttgtatatggctagtgacgtaggtgtcacatattcttttgtgtagccattcttttgtattagtgGAATTGTAGCCTTAAACAGTTAGACAgatatatggctcttttgtatggaccacatgtatatttagatgtgctttccgttATGAGATGTAACGTTATGattattccgctgttagatattactctgaatatcaggtacatgatatgtagcatgtatgtatgttggctgagcgacacgtagtcgcgccactgtgatgaccctttttgtgttttataaatattttatccaaaaaaaaaaaaaaatgggtcgtcacagcagatggtatcagagcagttagctCTAGGGTTGGCTTGGAAAAGCGGAAGGCGGAAGCTTAGGATTGGCCTTAGAGTCTAGGAATACAAAAGAGCCTTAGGATTTTAAAGCTTTAACACAGATAAGAAGAAACTTTATTGAAATCTTTGTGTGCATTGTATGTGTAagttatgcatttaacttatgTACAATGTTGTTTACGTGGCTTTTCTTGGTGCAGTCAAGAGAATGCCGCCAAGACGACGTAGAATTGTACAACGAGTTGAGGAAGAGGGATCTACATATGGGAGTTGTGGTCAGAcccctccacctccacctccacccccACCTCCTCCTCCGCCTTATCCACCCCAGATGCCTGATTTTAGGCAATTCTGGGAAGCTGTTATGGCTGCTGCACCTAGGGCAGCTGAGCGAGCTCCAGCTGAGGGTAGTACTCCGGCCCTATTTCTCAGACTTCATCCCCCTGAGTTTCATGGAAATGAGGGGGCCATAGCTGCAGATGATTGGCTTACTTCTTACGAGGGGTTAGCCGAAACGGCTAAGTGTACCGACGAGCAGAAAGTGGAGTACGCCAGGCTTGTGTTCCGTAGCGAAGCACAACAGTGGTGGAAATCCAAGAAACTGCATCTTGTGACAGAATATGGACAGGGGGTTCCCATTCCGTGGGAACGCTTCAAGCAAGAGTTTAATGACCGTTTCTTCCCGCTCGCTCAAAGGCAACGATGTGCAAAGGACTTCCTAGAGCTTAAACAGGGGTCTATGTCGGTGGAGCAATATTCGGCAGAATTTATGAGATTATCAAGGTATGCTCCCTATCTTAATCCTGATGAAGGGATCAAGGTTGAGAAGTTTCGGGGTGGCTTGGCGCCACGAATCCTGGAGCGAGTCATTTTTGTAAAGGTGGCTGATTATTCTGAGATGGTGCATGTTGCCACCATGGCTGAGATAGGGATTAAGGCCGCAGCAGCAGATTACATGAGTAGGAAACGGTCCATGTCTGCGGGGACTTCTTCTACACTACCTTTCAAGAAGCAAGCTACAAGTGGTAGTGCAGGATCCCAGGGAAGAAAGAGCACTTATACGAGTCAGGGTAGTGGCAATCTTCAGAGTTGCGGCAAGTGCGGGAAGCCACATTTGGGAGAGTGTCGACATGGGTCAGGTGTATGTTACAAGTGTGGCAGGCCTGGCCACTTTGCTCGAGAATGCACCCAAGCAAGTGGAAGCAGAGGACGGGGGTCTTAGGCTAGCGTCAATCAGCCCAGGCCTACAGTTCCAGCCCGGGTTTATGCTATCACCCCAAAGAACGTCCTAGCTGAGGACAATGCCACGGATGTAGTTACAGGTATGATCCCTTTGTTTGGTAGAGTTGCTTGTGCATTGTTTGATCCGGGTGCTTCGCACTCGTTTATCTCCTCATCATATGTGAAGTTATGTAGAGTGAGCACTGAACCCTTAGAACATAATGTATGTGTGGCCACTCCTGTTGGCGACGTTGTCACTTGTAAGAAGTATGTATGCAATTGTCCTATTGCTATCAAGGGGAGAGTCTTACCGGCGAAATTAGCGGTATTTGGCATGATGGGCTTTGATGTCATTTTGGGAATGGACTGGCTATCAAAGTACAATGCTAACATGGATTGCCGTAGGAAGGAGATTACTTTTCGACCCCATGGCATGGAAGAGTTCACATATTGTGGGTCTAAAGTGCGGTCTTCTCCGCCACTACTCTCTGCCATTCAAGCTGTCAAGAATGTTAAGGATGGAGCACAGGCTTACTTGGCGTATGTACAAGCTAAACCAGAGACTAAGGCAAAGTTGGAAGAGATTCCGGTAGTATGTCACTATTCGGATGTTTTCTCTGAAATCACGGGTTTGCCACCGGACCGCGAGGTTGAGTTCTCTATTGACTTAGTGCCGGGAACTCAGCCTATTCACAAGGCACCCTACCGAATGGCACCAACAGAGTTAAGGGAGTTGAAAGAGCAACTTCAAGAGTTGCTTGATCGGGGCTTCATCCGCCCAAGTGTATCACCATGGGGAGCGCCAGTGTTATTTGTGAAGAAAAAGGATGGATCTTTGCGGATGTGTATAGACTACCGGGAGTTGAATAGGGTtactataaaaaataagtacCCCTTACCAAGGATCGATGACTTATTTGATCAACTCAAGGGAGCCTCAATATTTTCAAAGATAGACCTTCTTTCGGGATACCACCAGTTGAAGGTGAGAGAAGAGGATATTCCCAAGACGGCGATCCGAACAAGGTATGgacattttgaatttttggtgatGCCTTTCGGATTGACTAATGCTCCTTCGGTGTTTATGGATTTGATGAATCGGGTGTTCCACGAATACTTAGATTCTTTTATGGTGGTATTTATTGATGACATATTGATTTATTCGGCCAATCGTGTGGAGCATGAGGAACATTTGAAGATTGTGTTGGAGAAGCTGCGtgaaaagaaattatttgccaAATTCAAGAAGTGTGAGTTTTGGCTTGAAGAAGTAGCATTTTTGGGCCATGTGGTAAGCAAGGATGGCCTAGCTGTTGATCCAGCCAAAGTACAAGCAGTTGTAGAATGGGAAAGGCCAACTAGTGTACGGGAAATTCGTAGTTTCTTGGGCTTAGCAGGGTATTACAGGAGGTTTATTGAGGGGTTTTCTTCATTGTCAGGGCCACTCACTGCTCTTACAAGGAAGAATGTCCCATTTATATGGAGTGATAAATGTGAAGCCAGTTTCCAGGAGTTGAAGCGCAGATTGGTTACTGCACCAGTGTTGACCTTGCCTATGGAGTCAGTTGGGTATGTGGTTTATACAGATGCATCGAAGAAGGGCTTGGGATGTGTTCTTATGCAACAAGGCCGGGTTGTGGCCTATGCTTCAAGACAGTTGAAAGAGCATGAAAAGAATTACCCCACTCATGACTTAGAGTTGGCAGCAGTGGTCTATGCGTTGAAAATATGGAGACATTATCTCTATGGAGAGAAGTGCGAAATTCACACTGATCACCAAAGTCTCAAATACTTTTTCACACAGAGAGACTTAAATATGAGGCAAAGGAGATGGCTTGAAGTCTTGAAGGACTATGATAGCAAGGTGTTTTACCATCCAGCTAAAGGTAATGTAGTAGCTGATGCATTGAGTAGGAAGtatcaagaagaagaaactgaTCCAGAAGAAATTATGGGAGAGCTATCCCAACAGTTCGCCCTTGTGCAGATTGATGAAGTGATGACAGGTGGACCTCCTATTATGGCGGCACTTGTAGTAGAGCCTATGAGTATTGAAAGAATCAGAATGGCACAAGAAAGCGACCATGAGTTGCAAGATCTCAGGGTTAGGGCCAGGACAGAAGAGGTAAATGGGTTTTATCTCACTGAAAATGGGACTTTGAAGACCAGCAGTGGAAAAACAGTCATCCCTTGTGATACCGAGTTGAGGAGAGATATTCTGGATGAAGCACACCAGACACGCTACACTGTCCACCCAGGCAATAACAAGATGTATCAAGACTTGAAGAAGAGATTTTGGTGGCGTGGCATGAAGAAGGATATTGCAGAGTATGTTGCACAGTGTCATTCTTGCCAGCTTGTTAAAGCTGAACATCAGAAGCCAGCAGGGCTACTTAAACCACTTGAAGTGCCTAtgtggaagtgggatcagatttctatggattttgtagTGGGTCTTCCAAAAGCACCAAGTGGACAGGATGCTATATGGGTTATTGTTGACAGGTTGACAAAGAGTGCCCATTTCCTTCCCATCAAGATCACTGACTCGATGGAAAGGTTAGCAGATTTATATGTGCGGGAGATTGTGAGGCTACATGGAGTACCTATCTCCATTGTGTCAGACCGTGACCCACGGTTCACTTCGAGGTTTTGGGAGAAATTACAAAGCGCTATGGGAACAAAGTTGAACTTTAGCACGGCTTACCATCCGCAAACTGACGGCCAATCGGAGAGAACCATTCAAACTCTCAAGGATATGCTTAGGTTGTGTGTATTAGATTTCAAAGAAAGCTGGATACGTCATTTGCCTTTAGTTGAATTTGCCtataacaatagttttcaggCAACCATTGGCATGGCACCTTATGAGGCGTTGTATGGGCGCAAATGTCGATCGCCTCTGTATTGGGATG contains:
- the LOC133853905 gene encoding uncharacterized protein LOC133853905, which codes for MYNVVYVAFLGAVKRMPPRRRRIVQRVEEEGSTYGSCGQTPPPPPPPPPPPPPYPPQMPDFRQFWEAVMAAAPRAAERAPAEGSTPALFLRLHPPEFHGNEGAIAADDWLTSYEGLAETAKCTDEQKVEYARLVFRSEAQQWWKSKKLHLVTEYGQGVPIPWERFKQEFNDRFFPLAQRQRCAKDFLELKQGSMSVEQYSAEFMRLSRYAPYLNPDEGIKVEKFRGGLAPRILERVIFVKVADYSEMVHVATMAEIGIKAAAADYMSRKRSMSAGTSSTLPFKKQATSGSAGSQGRKSTYTSQGSGNLQSCGKCGKPHLGECRHGSGVCYKCGRPGHFARECTQASGSRGRGS